The Alphaproteobacteria bacterium 33-17 genome contains a region encoding:
- a CDS encoding 4-hydroxy-tetrahydrodipicolinate reductase, whose product MIKVCIIGAAGRLGSILTDAIRETQDLVISYLIVDEQSKSLGQKNQNLTYTHYIENPDEVDIIIDFSTRESALLHLQTAIKYNKPYVIGTTGFSDIELNIIKSAAKEIPIMHSHNFSYGIAVLKKVLEVTCKALDESFDIEILETHHRNKLDSPSGTAINLFNTIKHNNPRYYPVTDERYQGEKRKMREVGIMSQRGGNICGEHEIRFISDHEEIYLGHKAFDRKIFALGAIKAARWLIGKPGGLYEFEEIL is encoded by the coding sequence ATGATTAAAGTATGTATAATTGGTGCAGCAGGAAGATTAGGTAGTATTTTAACGGATGCTATTAGAGAAACTCAGGATTTAGTAATATCGTATTTAATTGTTGATGAACAAAGCAAAAGCTTAGGGCAAAAAAACCAAAACCTCACGTATACTCATTACATTGAAAATCCTGATGAAGTGGATATAATAATCGATTTTTCTACCAGAGAATCAGCACTTTTGCATTTGCAGACTGCTATAAAATATAACAAGCCATATGTTATTGGTACAACTGGCTTTTCAGATATTGAATTAAATATTATAAAAAGCGCTGCAAAAGAAATTCCAATTATGCATTCTCATAATTTTTCATATGGTATCGCTGTTCTTAAAAAGGTTTTAGAAGTTACATGTAAGGCTTTGGATGAAAGCTTTGATATAGAAATTTTAGAAACACATCACCGTAATAAACTTGATAGTCCATCTGGTACTGCTATTAATTTGTTTAACACTATAAAACATAATAACCCTAGATATTACCCTGTTACAGATGAAAGGTATCAGGGTGAGAAAAGAAAAATGCGTGAAGTTGGTATAATGTCGCAGCGTGGTGGCAATATTTGTGGTGAGCATGAAATTAGGTTTATATCAGATCATGAAGAAATATATTTAGGTCATAAAGCATTTGATAGAAAAATATTTGCACTTGGCGCAATAAAAGCAGCAAGATGGCTTATAGGTAAGCCAGGGGGACTATATGAATTTGAGGAAATTCTTTAA
- a CDS encoding farnesyl-diphosphate synthase: MQSVLKLSLDEAFKIISDAVSERLDELLPPIDQSLEAKIFDAMRYSSMSGGKRLRPFLTYITAMMFNVSHDSAINTACAIEMIHTYSLIHDDLPAMDDDTVRRGKPTCHIMFDEATAILAGDALLTYAFEILASEKAHPDTAVRCELISRVASSSGHSGMVGGQMIDMEAQNLELSISEITRLQRMKTGELFAVACEAGTILGKASKNIKNAIRSYAISVGLAYQIIDDLLDIIGDDKIVGKTLRKDSSQNKATIVSILGAEAAYNQAKLLTEQAIHHLSVFDEEARLLRELAVFINDRSL; the protein is encoded by the coding sequence ATGCAAAGCGTTTTAAAGCTATCATTAGATGAAGCATTTAAAATTATATCAGATGCGGTAAGTGAACGCTTAGATGAGCTGTTGCCACCTATTGACCAAAGTTTAGAAGCAAAAATATTTGATGCAATGCGATATTCAAGCATGAGCGGTGGGAAAAGACTTAGACCTTTTTTAACATACATAACAGCAATGATGTTTAATGTATCGCATGATTCTGCCATAAATACAGCATGCGCAATTGAAATGATTCACACTTATTCCTTGATTCATGACGATTTACCAGCAATGGATGATGACACTGTAAGACGTGGTAAACCAACCTGCCATATTATGTTTGACGAAGCCACAGCTATTTTAGCTGGGGATGCATTACTTACATATGCGTTTGAAATTCTAGCAAGTGAAAAAGCTCATCCTGATACTGCTGTTAGATGTGAGCTTATTTCTAGGGTAGCATCATCAAGCGGTCATTCTGGAATGGTCGGTGGACAGATGATAGACATGGAAGCGCAGAATTTAGAGTTATCAATTTCAGAAATCACGAGACTTCAGCGTATGAAAACAGGCGAGCTTTTTGCAGTAGCTTGTGAAGCAGGAACAATTTTAGGAAAAGCATCGAAAAATATTAAAAATGCTATTAGGAGCTATGCAATTTCTGTAGGACTAGCATATCAGATTATTGATGATCTACTTGATATTATAGGTGATGACAAAATTGTAGGTAAAACCTTACGTAAAGATAGTTCGCAAAACAAGGCAACAATCGTATCGATATTAGGTGCTGAGGCTGCATATAATCAGGCTAAGCTGCTTACTGAGCAGGCAATTCACCATTTATCTGTATTTGATGAGGAAGCAAGACTTTTAAGGGAGCTTGCAGTTTTTATAAACGATAGGTCGCTATAA
- a CDS encoding tRNA (adenosine(37)-N6)-threonylcarbamoyltransferase complex transferase subunit TsaD — protein MKVLGIETSCDETSVAIVDEHKNILSHKIYSQIKEHAKYGGVVPEIAARSHVEVLPNLIKDALDGANVTLNDIDAIAATRGPGLIGGLLVGLMTAKGIAASIDKPLIGVNHLEGHALTVRLTNEVEFPFLLLLVSGGHCQILLVKGVGHYQKLGTTLDDAIGEAYDKVAKMLGLGYPGGPIIEQYAKRGNPHKYSLPKSMVGREGCDFSLSGLKTAVRRIIDEIEITEDVRCDIAASFQYTVAHIIKDRLTNAIDIVENLSIKTLVVAGGVAANQYLKNEISTLIASKGMEMVAPPLKLCTDNAAMIAWVGIEKLRLNQLDSLDIEPKSRWPLDENFV, from the coding sequence ATGAAAGTCTTAGGCATTGAAACAAGCTGCGATGAAACATCTGTAGCAATTGTTGATGAACATAAAAACATACTATCCCATAAAATTTACTCTCAAATCAAGGAGCATGCTAAATATGGCGGGGTTGTGCCAGAAATAGCTGCAAGATCACATGTTGAGGTTTTGCCAAATTTAATTAAAGATGCCTTAGATGGTGCAAATGTAACGCTAAATGATATAGACGCCATAGCTGCGACCAGAGGGCCAGGCTTAATAGGTGGCTTATTAGTTGGGCTTATGACTGCAAAAGGGATCGCTGCATCAATTGATAAACCCTTAATCGGGGTAAATCACTTAGAGGGACATGCACTAACTGTAAGGCTTACAAATGAGGTTGAGTTTCCATTTCTATTATTATTAGTTTCAGGTGGACATTGTCAGATTCTATTAGTTAAGGGGGTGGGTCATTACCAAAAGCTTGGTACAACCCTAGATGATGCCATAGGCGAAGCATATGATAAAGTTGCAAAAATGCTTGGTCTTGGATATCCTGGGGGGCCTATAATTGAGCAATACGCTAAAAGAGGTAATCCGCATAAATACAGTCTTCCAAAGTCTATGGTCGGTAGAGAGGGATGTGACTTTTCCTTATCTGGTTTAAAAACAGCGGTAAGAAGAATAATTGACGAAATAGAGATAACTGAAGATGTAAGGTGTGATATTGCTGCATCATTTCAATACACAGTTGCGCACATTATCAAGGACAGATTAACAAATGCTATTGATATTGTTGAAAATTTAAGTATAAAAACTTTAGTTGTTGCAGGTGGGGTAGCTGCAAACCAGTATTTAAAAAATGAAATTTCTACCTTAATAGCTTCTAAAGGAATGGAAATGGTGGCTCCGCCCCTTAAGCTTTGTACCGATAATGCAGCTATGATTGCCTGGGTAGGAATTGAAAAATTAAGGCTTAATCAGCTTGATTCTCTGGACATAGAACCCAAATCAAGATGGCCATTAGATGAAAATTTTGTATAA
- a CDS encoding P-type DNA transfer ATPase VirB11 encodes MTNFTALETYLTPFNSIFAEEGVSEISVNVPGEVWIEKRGDMRNEVIPELNLEHLKSLARLVAQSTEQKVSEENPLLSATLPNGFRIQIVFPPACEAGTIAMSIRKGSTERYTFDTYEQRGAFDMTATGEVEDPLDKELADLMQTHKIREFLSKAIKGKKNIIISGGTSTGKTTFTNAALLEIPTEERLITVEDAREVLLPNHKNRVHLLASKGGQGRAKVTTQDLIEACLRLRPDRIIVGELRGAEAFSFLRAINTGHPGSISTLHADTPRMAMEQLKLMVMQAGLGMPPAEIKDYIRSVIDIVVQLKRGSGGRRYISEVYFKGYNNITPSPSQDS; translated from the coding sequence ATGACTAACTTTACCGCACTAGAAACATATCTGACCCCCTTTAATAGCATTTTTGCTGAAGAAGGGGTGTCGGAAATTTCGGTAAATGTTCCGGGTGAGGTATGGATAGAAAAACGCGGGGATATGCGTAATGAAGTTATTCCCGAGCTTAATTTAGAGCATTTAAAGTCGCTCGCGCGTTTAGTTGCTCAATCTACTGAGCAAAAAGTAAGTGAAGAAAACCCATTGCTTTCAGCAACTTTACCAAATGGTTTCCGTATTCAGATAGTATTCCCACCTGCATGTGAAGCTGGTACTATTGCTATGTCTATCAGGAAAGGTTCAACAGAGCGTTATACATTTGATACATATGAGCAGCGCGGTGCTTTTGATATGACAGCCACAGGTGAAGTTGAAGATCCGCTCGACAAAGAGCTTGCAGATCTGATGCAAACTCATAAGATTCGTGAGTTTTTAAGTAAAGCTATTAAGGGTAAAAAAAATATTATAATAAGTGGTGGTACGTCTACTGGTAAAACAACCTTTACAAATGCTGCTCTTTTAGAGATTCCAACAGAAGAAAGACTTATTACAGTAGAAGATGCAAGAGAGGTATTACTGCCAAATCATAAAAACAGGGTACATTTGCTTGCTTCCAAAGGTGGGCAGGGTAGAGCAAAAGTCACTACTCAAGATCTTATTGAAGCGTGCCTAAGGCTCCGTCCTGATAGAATTATTGTAGGTGAGCTTAGAGGAGCAGAAGCTTTCAGCTTTTTAAGGGCTATAAATACTGGTCACCCAGGATCAATTTCAACCCTCCATGCTGATACGCCAAGAATGGCAATGGAGCAACTAAAGCTTATGGTAATGCAGGCAGGTCTTGGCATGCCACCAGCTGAAATCAAGGATTATATACGTTCTGTTATAGATATAGTGGTTCAGCTTAAGCGTGGATCGGGCGGCAGACGCTATATTTCTGAGGTATATTTTAAAGGTTATAATAATATAACGCCTTCACCATCTCAAGATTCTTAA
- a CDS encoding 1-deoxy-D-xylulose-5-phosphate reductoisomerase: protein MEIIILGATGSIGKSTLDVIRAHPEQFHILGIAAHSNFKELKKIADEFNVPNIAIEDDNAYLKLRESYENDKSKHIYGGKNGILELASIKADLVVAAIAGINGLMPTVQALKSSKKIALANKEALICGGHLLKLIALEYDAEIIPIDSEHNSAYQLIHHENHASIKKLTLTASGGAFIDMAASDMVNITPEQAVKHPNWSMGAKVSVDSATLVNKGLELIEAYYLFNLKPNQLDAVIHRSSIVHSVVDFVDGTTLMNMYNPHMIVPISHALSLGERLELNHAHFDILRDSHKLEFEAVDYIRFPGFKAAVDVIKTENQSCMIAYNAANEFAVDAFLKGKAKFTDIPKIINEVLDGFNSAHINDFDDIIELDIKIKAKCKEIVTEGVI, encoded by the coding sequence ATGGAGATAATCATTTTAGGTGCAACTGGTTCTATCGGAAAGTCAACTCTTGATGTTATAAGGGCGCACCCTGAACAGTTCCATATTTTAGGTATAGCTGCACATTCTAACTTTAAAGAACTTAAAAAAATTGCTGATGAATTTAATGTGCCTAATATTGCTATAGAAGATGATAATGCATATTTGAAGCTAAGAGAATCATATGAAAATGATAAAAGCAAACATATTTACGGTGGTAAAAACGGTATTTTAGAATTAGCAAGTATTAAAGCTGATTTGGTTGTAGCGGCTATTGCTGGCATTAACGGACTTATGCCAACTGTTCAGGCTCTTAAATCTTCTAAAAAAATTGCTTTAGCAAATAAAGAGGCATTAATTTGTGGTGGGCATTTGCTTAAGCTAATTGCACTTGAATATGATGCTGAAATTATTCCTATAGATTCTGAACATAATAGCGCTTATCAATTAATTCATCATGAAAATCATGCATCAATCAAAAAGCTAACCTTAACTGCTTCTGGTGGAGCTTTTATAGATATGGCTGCAAGTGACATGGTAAATATCACACCTGAACAGGCCGTAAAACATCCAAACTGGAGTATGGGCGCAAAAGTATCGGTTGATTCTGCAACTTTAGTAAACAAAGGTTTAGAACTTATCGAGGCTTATTATTTATTTAATTTAAAGCCCAATCAGCTTGATGCAGTTATTCACAGAAGTTCAATTGTTCATTCGGTAGTAGATTTTGTTGACGGTACAACTCTTATGAATATGTATAACCCTCATATGATCGTGCCAATTTCACATGCTCTAAGCCTTGGAGAAAGATTAGAATTAAACCATGCTCATTTTGATATTTTAAGGGATAGTCATAAACTGGAGTTTGAAGCAGTTGATTATATCAGATTTCCAGGGTTTAAAGCTGCTGTTGATGTAATAAAAACAGAAAATCAGTCATGTATGATAGCATATAATGCGGCGAACGAATTTGCGGTAGATGCATTCTTAAAAGGCAAAGCTAAATTTACGGATATTCCAAAAATTATAAATGAAGTACTTGATGGCTTTAATAGTGCGCATATTAATGACTTTGATGATATTATTGAACTTGATATTAAAATTAAAGCAAAATGCAAAGAAATTGTGACTGAGGGGGTCATATAA
- a CDS encoding GTPase Era: MKKFGVVAIVGSPNAGKSTLLNNLVGVKISIVSPKVQTTRSTMKGICVKGDSQIVFMDTPGIFRPQKKLEKTIVKHAWSGAHNADVILLIIDSTKGITENDEMIIKSISKEEVPCYVALNKVDKIKKDKLFNMAEKLAEFNVFKEIFMISAQTGERVDVLTDILFDSMPEGEWQFSEDEMTDAPMKFIAQEFTREQIFLLLDKELPYNMAVETDKWEVDENGKTIIYQTIYVIKDSQKAIVLGKGGSMIKKIGMNSRKNIQKLLDGPVHLQLFIKIKENWVEIPDLCL, translated from the coding sequence ATGAAAAAATTTGGCGTTGTAGCCATTGTCGGCTCTCCAAATGCAGGAAAATCTACATTACTCAATAATTTAGTAGGGGTGAAAATATCAATCGTATCCCCAAAGGTACAAACAACACGCAGCACCATGAAGGGAATTTGCGTAAAAGGTGACTCACAAATAGTATTTATGGATACTCCAGGAATTTTCAGGCCACAAAAAAAGTTAGAAAAAACAATAGTTAAGCATGCTTGGAGCGGCGCGCATAATGCTGACGTAATACTATTAATTATAGATAGTACTAAAGGTATTACAGAAAATGATGAAATGATCATTAAAAGCATATCTAAAGAAGAAGTGCCATGCTATGTCGCCCTAAATAAAGTCGATAAAATAAAAAAGGACAAGCTTTTTAATATGGCTGAGAAGCTTGCTGAGTTTAATGTTTTTAAAGAAATCTTTATGATTTCAGCGCAAACAGGTGAAAGAGTAGACGTACTTACAGACATTCTTTTTGACAGCATGCCTGAAGGTGAATGGCAGTTCAGTGAAGATGAAATGACGGATGCGCCAATGAAATTTATTGCTCAGGAATTTACCCGAGAGCAGATTTTCTTGCTCTTAGATAAAGAGTTACCTTATAATATGGCAGTGGAAACTGATAAATGGGAAGTCGATGAAAATGGCAAAACTATTATTTATCAGACAATATATGTTATAAAGGACTCACAAAAAGCGATCGTATTGGGTAAGGGTGGGTCTATGATTAAAAAGATTGGTATGAACTCTCGGAAGAATATTCAAAAATTGCTAGATGGACCTGTACATTTACAGCTTTTTATTAAAATTAAGGAAAATTGGGTAGAAATTCCTGATTTATGCTTATAA
- a CDS encoding flagellar biosynthesis protein FlhB, whose amino-acid sequence MAEEGEDKSQKTEDPTPRRLEEALKRGQIIYSKEVTNFLVFLAIVAIVWQGLPIIGRQAIFDFRKYIQRPDEFGLTENLLKEILYEVSLDFMLLSLVPACVVMVMAIVSVFVQNGQINFSAEPLIPKFEKISPIKGLGRLFSTKTVVELVKGLIKLTITGVICYLTVKSSLKRLKTIYDHEIFSVITFIHSMAKELVLSVAIILFFMAIFDYLYQRFDYMQNLRMSRHELKEEYKETEGSPEIKAKLKKMRSERANKRMLANVPKADVIITNPTHYAVALQYDPQTMPAPMVIAKGVDHMAFKIRDIGTKNNVPIVENPSLARDLHRLVEVDESIPLDLYQTVAEVISYVYKIKGKSL is encoded by the coding sequence GTGGCTGAAGAAGGCGAAGACAAGTCGCAAAAAACCGAAGATCCCACGCCCAGACGGCTTGAGGAAGCCTTAAAACGTGGACAAATAATATATTCAAAAGAAGTTACTAACTTCCTGGTTTTCTTGGCAATTGTTGCTATAGTTTGGCAAGGTCTTCCTATTATAGGTCGGCAAGCTATTTTCGATTTTCGAAAGTATATACAACGCCCGGATGAATTTGGACTTACTGAAAACTTACTCAAAGAAATATTGTATGAGGTGAGTTTAGATTTTATGTTACTATCTTTAGTGCCTGCGTGTGTAGTAATGGTTATGGCGATAGTTTCTGTATTTGTACAAAATGGTCAGATCAATTTTTCAGCCGAGCCATTAATACCTAAGTTTGAAAAAATATCACCAATAAAGGGATTAGGCAGACTTTTTTCAACAAAAACAGTTGTGGAGCTTGTTAAGGGCTTAATAAAGCTCACTATTACAGGTGTAATATGTTATCTAACTGTAAAGTCTTCTCTAAAAAGATTAAAAACCATATATGATCATGAAATTTTCTCGGTTATAACTTTTATTCATTCTATGGCAAAAGAGCTGGTGCTATCGGTAGCAATCATACTGTTTTTTATGGCGATTTTCGATTATTTGTATCAGCGCTTTGATTATATGCAAAATTTACGTATGTCACGTCACGAGCTTAAAGAGGAATACAAAGAAACCGAAGGTAGCCCTGAAATTAAAGCTAAACTTAAGAAAATGCGTAGCGAGCGTGCAAATAAGCGTATGCTTGCCAATGTTCCTAAAGCAGATGTGATTATTACTAACCCAACTCACTATGCGGTTGCGCTGCAGTACGATCCGCAGACAATGCCAGCGCCAATGGTTATTGCTAAAGGTGTGGATCATATGGCATTTAAAATTAGGGATATTGGTACTAAAAATAATGTGCCGATTGTTGAAAACCCTAGCCTTGCCCGTGATCTTCACAGGTTAGTGGAAGTTGATGAATCAATACCACTTGACTTATACCAAACTGTTGCGGAAGTTATTAGCTACGTGTATAAGATTAAGGGCAAATCTCTGTAA
- a CDS encoding DNA repair protein RecN, translating to MITNITIKNFVLIESLSLDLNSGLSVFTGETGAGKSIILDAIGFVLGDRVSNKVIKMGSNSSCVSLEFSEISEKISNVLDELDIPNDHLIIRRVISQDGKTKCWINDISVSLNTIKSFRNDLVQINSQHQQADLLFEAEHIKILDRYIGANTHYSDVSEKYHIYENIKSELKSLYEQKDRLAQEQSYLEYVIGELETLSPRANEEDELLEARSIAANRNKIAELLNDISSELDNANIDGVISRIQKVMLRNQKLSNDLGLDTISDKLDEMYGILSIINDEIYSKTSSMDFDQGELDAIDERLMELRSAARKYRISTAELPEFYHNIQEKVSTFSNIEDLIADKEIQSNKAKEAYLDAAYKLSDLRSAYSKSLEIAILNELKDLKMDKIEFIIDIKPDENHISEKGIDKVTFLMRPNLGANISSISDALSGGELSRFILAATIIIATDSTATMIFDEIDTGVGGPTAYAIGKKLYALSKKHQVMVVTHQPQVACFANDHYYISKYTNETQTFTTLKHLEIYEKSTELARMMSGDRISAEAQKAADKLLKDVNEMDVIG from the coding sequence ATGATTACAAACATAACCATTAAAAACTTTGTTTTAATAGAAAGTCTAAGCCTAGATTTAAATAGTGGTTTAAGTGTTTTTACAGGGGAAACAGGCGCAGGTAAATCTATAATCCTTGATGCAATTGGCTTTGTTCTTGGCGATAGAGTTAGTAACAAAGTTATCAAAATGGGGTCTAATTCATCATGCGTAAGCCTTGAGTTTTCTGAAATATCAGAAAAAATAAGTAATGTTTTAGATGAACTTGACATTCCAAATGATCACCTCATTATTCGCAGGGTTATATCGCAAGATGGCAAAACAAAATGCTGGATAAATGATATTTCTGTCTCACTTAACACTATTAAGTCTTTCCGTAATGACCTTGTCCAAATCAATAGCCAGCATCAGCAAGCTGATCTATTATTTGAAGCTGAGCATATTAAGATATTAGATCGTTATATTGGCGCAAATACCCATTATAGTGACGTATCTGAAAAATATCACATTTATGAAAACATAAAGTCAGAACTTAAAAGCCTTTATGAGCAAAAAGATAGATTAGCTCAGGAACAATCATATTTAGAGTATGTTATAGGTGAGCTTGAAACTTTATCACCACGGGCAAATGAAGAAGACGAGCTTTTAGAAGCAAGGTCAATTGCCGCAAACAGAAATAAAATCGCTGAACTTTTAAATGATATATCTTCAGAGTTAGATAATGCTAATATCGATGGCGTTATATCACGTATCCAAAAAGTAATGCTACGCAATCAGAAACTATCTAATGACCTTGGACTTGATACAATATCGGATAAACTTGATGAAATGTACGGCATTTTAAGCATTATAAACGATGAAATCTACAGTAAAACCAGTTCTATGGATTTTGACCAGGGTGAGCTTGATGCAATTGATGAAAGGCTTATGGAGCTTCGTAGCGCTGCAAGAAAATATAGAATTAGTACCGCAGAACTCCCTGAGTTTTATCACAATATTCAGGAAAAAGTCTCTACGTTTAGTAATATAGAAGATTTAATAGCCGATAAAGAAATCCAAAGCAATAAAGCTAAAGAAGCTTACTTAGATGCTGCTTATAAATTAAGCGATTTACGCAGTGCATATTCTAAAAGCTTAGAAATTGCTATTTTAAATGAGCTTAAAGACCTTAAAATGGATAAAATTGAGTTTATTATAGATATCAAACCAGATGAAAACCATATTAGTGAAAAAGGCATTGATAAAGTTACATTTTTAATGCGACCTAATTTAGGGGCAAATATTAGCAGTATTAGCGATGCATTATCAGGTGGTGAACTATCCAGGTTTATTTTAGCTGCAACAATTATTATCGCAACTGACTCTACAGCTACCATGATATTTGATGAGATAGATACAGGTGTTGGCGGTCCTACTGCTTATGCTATTGGCAAAAAACTTTATGCGCTGTCCAAAAAGCATCAGGTTATGGTAGTAACGCACCAGCCACAAGTAGCATGCTTTGCAAATGATCATTATTATATTTCTAAGTATACCAATGAAACCCAAACCTTTACTACTTTAAAACATCTTGAAATTTATGAAAAATCTACTGAACTTGCAAGAATGATGTCGGGCGATAGAATATCAGCCGAAGCACAAAAAGCCGCAGACAAGTTACTTAAAGACGTTAATGAAATGGATGTTATTGGTTAA
- a CDS encoding isocitrate dehydrogenase, producing MMKIKVANPIVEIDGDEMTRIIWDQIKEKMIHPFLDIDLKYYDLSIENRDKTDDQVTVEAANAIKQYGVGVKCATITPDENRVKEFNLKKMWASPNGTIRNILDGTVFREPIICKNIPRYVKNWNQPIIIARHAFGDQYKATDFKVTKPGKLKMIFKAEDGEEIVKEIFEFKGAGVALGMYNVENSIRAFARSCFNYSILQKKSLYFSTKNTILKQYDGRFKDIFEEVYSSEFKDKFAAQGLTYEHRLIDDMVAFAIKSEGGYIWACKNYDGDVQSDVVAQGFGSLGLMTSVLLSPDGKTVETEAAHGTVTRHYREWQKGNKTSTNPIATIFAWTRALMYRADFDKTPEVKKFAEKLEAACIKTIESGKMTKDLASLAGIDSYLTTEDFIDAIVNNLK from the coding sequence ATTATGAAAATCAAAGTTGCAAATCCAATAGTTGAAATTGATGGCGATGAAATGACCAGAATTATCTGGGATCAAATCAAAGAAAAAATGATCCATCCATTTTTGGATATCGACCTGAAGTACTATGATTTATCTATCGAAAACCGTGATAAAACCGATGATCAGGTTACTGTAGAAGCGGCTAATGCTATTAAGCAATATGGCGTAGGCGTTAAGTGTGCAACAATTACTCCTGATGAAAATCGCGTGAAAGAATTTAATCTTAAAAAAATGTGGGCTTCTCCTAATGGAACAATAAGAAACATTTTAGATGGTACAGTTTTCCGTGAGCCGATTATTTGTAAGAATATCCCTAGATATGTAAAAAACTGGAATCAGCCGATTATTATTGCAAGACATGCATTTGGCGATCAATATAAAGCAACAGATTTTAAAGTTACAAAACCTGGCAAGCTAAAAATGATTTTTAAAGCTGAAGATGGTGAGGAAATTGTAAAAGAGATTTTTGAGTTTAAAGGGGCAGGCGTTGCTCTTGGTATGTATAACGTTGAAAACTCAATTAGGGCATTTGCAAGGTCATGTTTTAACTATTCGATACTGCAGAAAAAATCATTATATTTTTCTACCAAGAACACTATTTTAAAGCAATATGACGGCAGATTTAAAGATATATTTGAAGAAGTTTATAGCAGTGAATTTAAAGATAAGTTTGCAGCTCAGGGTCTTACTTATGAGCATAGGCTTATAGACGATATGGTTGCTTTTGCTATTAAGTCAGAAGGTGGCTATATCTGGGCATGTAAAAACTATGATGGTGACGTACAGTCAGATGTAGTCGCGCAAGGTTTTGGATCATTAGGGCTTATGACATCAGTTCTGCTTTCGCCTGACGGAAAAACAGTTGAAACAGAAGCAGCACACGGTACAGTTACAAGGCACTATAGAGAATGGCAGAAAGGTAATAAAACTTCAACAAACCCAATTGCTACAATTTTTGCATGGACGCGCGCGCTAATGTACAGAGCTGATTTTGATAAAACTCCTGAAGTTAAAAAGTTTGCAGAAAAGTTAGAGGCGGCGTGTATTAAAACTATTGAAAGCGGCAAGATGACTAAAGATTTAGCAAGTCTTGCTGGAATTGATAGCTACTTAACTACAGAAGATTTTATCGATGCAATTGTAAATAACTTAAAGTAA
- a CDS encoding prolyl aminopeptidase, which produces MYTPKYTLEEILYPKASPFNEGHLSVSEVHKIWYAEFGNPKGVPVIFIHGGPGAGTFENDMRFFDPEYYHIILFDQRGSGKSLPFGELKDNNTQNLIEDIDKLRKHLKVDKWFVFGGSWGSALAMLYGETYPENCHGFVLRGIYLGTKPEYEQLWYGMKDIFPEYWEEMANYIPESERDDLIKAYYKRLTSSDPKIQEEAAGYFMKYDALASYLFDSREKVSRILLDEDKLVLGCSKLFTHYSINKFFLSHDQIIKNIGKINHLPAYIIHGRYDVICRAEQAYRLHKNWPNSHLTFVQDAGHASTEIGIAKALVDATNKMKKVL; this is translated from the coding sequence ATGTATACTCCAAAATATACTTTAGAAGAAATACTTTATCCTAAAGCAAGTCCGTTTAATGAGGGGCATCTGTCGGTTTCAGAAGTGCATAAAATTTGGTATGCAGAATTTGGTAACCCAAAAGGCGTTCCTGTAATATTTATTCATGGGGGGCCAGGTGCAGGAACTTTTGAAAATGATATGCGCTTTTTTGACCCAGAATATTACCATATAATATTATTTGATCAGCGCGGCTCTGGTAAATCTTTGCCATTTGGTGAGCTTAAAGATAACAATACTCAAAACCTAATAGAAGACATCGATAAACTCAGAAAACATTTAAAAGTTGATAAGTGGTTTGTTTTTGGTGGTTCGTGGGGTAGTGCGCTCGCAATGCTTTATGGTGAAACCTATCCTGAGAATTGTCACGGATTCGTTTTAAGGGGGATATATTTAGGTACAAAGCCAGAATATGAGCAGCTTTGGTATGGAATGAAAGATATATTTCCTGAATATTGGGAAGAGATGGCAAATTACATTCCTGAAAGTGAAAGAGATGACCTTATTAAGGCTTATTATAAACGTTTAACAAGTTCTGACCCTAAAATTCAGGAAGAGGCAGCTGGATACTTTATGAAGTATGATGCTTTAGCTTCTTATCTGTTTGATAGTAGGGAAAAAGTAAGTAGAATTTTATTAGATGAAGATAAGCTTGTGCTAGGTTGTTCAAAATTATTTACCCATTATTCTATCAATAAATTTTTCCTGAGTCATGATCAGATTATAAAAAATATTGGCAAAATAAATCACTTGCCAGCATATATAATTCATGGAAGATATGATGTTATTTGTAGAGCTGAGCAGGCATATAGACTTCATAAAAACTGGCCTAATTCACACTTAACATTTGTGCAGGACGCAGGACATGCTTCAACAGAAATCGGTATTGCAAAAGCCTTAGTTGACGCAACAAATAAAATGAAAAAAGTACTATAG